A window of Nicotiana sylvestris chromosome 8, ASM39365v2, whole genome shotgun sequence genomic DNA:
aagtatttatgaaataatattttttgtttgttaattatgatttgtactttccctttttacctatttatataataatttatacttaattatcggtatatttattatgtgtgttgtCATGTCGCTATCACGATATttaatacaaaaattatatatatggcgctatgtgtgtcttgtcttgtcgaactgaaaaagctgaaaatATCATGATATGGCTCCATTAGATATGTGTGACCGGCTGACATAAAGTCGTctcgtcaacatcatgatatggcgccattagatatggcgctatctaatatagcgccattagatatggcgctacctaatatagcgccattagatatggcgtTATATGTGTATTGTTTAGCCTATAAATAATGGGGTCATTGTATTTATTTTGTGTGCTAAAAATTTCCCCcaagaaatatttcattaaaagtaagtaaggtttttattataagcaaatagttcacaaatggctcaacatggtcgtccaccaatttgctcttgtggaaaaccatgcatgatggattgtgggtgggaaggtgctaacgttggacgccgctattggtgttgtatgaacaagttgtacaagcaacccgacaaacctacttgtgaatttgatgaatgggctgaggaaccatgttatcaggaaagcTACAGGGATAGATTACATGAATTTCATAATATGTTGTTATACCAGCATAGAATACAAAAGGAGGCAGATAGAATTATTACAGATATGAGGGAGAAACTAAAGGAGGtggaagataaaaaatggagagctgaatggaattgtgaagcacacaagGAACGCAACAAAAAATATAAACGGGTACTTGCGGAGGTGAATGCGGGAGtgaaagagttagaagaagaaaaagaacaaatggaagaacgaTTAAAGTGGTTGGAGCGAAGAATAAATGACAACTGAGTATCTGAACATTTacgtgtatgtgtttagtgtcattttcatatgtcatatctttttattatgttggcctgttatgtttgtgtttgtattgtactaatgttttccttgtttgttgtacttaattttattttaatttaagtggaagttaagtttaagttgttgtgttactataccaaaaactataaaacgaaatttgaactaaaaaaagcaactgtcatattcgactaaatattgttgttaatgtacaaaaaaatattatttacaccaaaaaaacaaaaatatggaagatcgaatcaatgtgtcccgcatccggtgtgtctcaaagtagccgttggcctgaggcgcatcccctgccgcccgggtacactatcaggatcatcatcatcaagtcgtctccttatggcTGGATGCGGCACAGGATGACATGGATCAGTGGTGCTGTcaggtccagtagaaggctacataataatatcaaactaaatatagaaaactacataacaattcacaaaaatatatattgtcttaccataatcgtgtctggatcctgaatgtagtcatctgtcgcagcatcgcatgaagcctaaaaaagtaaattaataaagttaaaacaaaataaataagttatagtaaaaacagtaataaaattaatactaataaactcatacctgcgcatgtgatgagctgccataactcagtcggtgccCACTATCAAAATCTCGGATCGGTCGAGACTCATTAGTGGTAGACGGGCCAGGGAAATATCTACCCAACTCCACTCCTTGAAAATCCGAGCCCATCATCAagaattgacccgatggggtcacctgcgacgtccctggagtgtcataaatgccaaggctgtaagacggcatgtcggtctcatgcatgccacctcccatatcagcagcaacatcatcagcaggagcctcaaagcccccttgctggggacctcctctccgcccacgaccGCGTCGTCCAACACCAGCAGGTCGTCGTGGAGCAGCAGCAACTCATCGGCCACCACCCCGTGGCATACCACGAC
This region includes:
- the LOC138875687 gene encoding uncharacterized protein; this translates as MGGGMHETDMPSYSLGIYDTPGTSQVTPSGQFLMMGSDFQGVELGRYFPGPSTTNESRPIRDFDSGHRLSYGSSSHAQASCDAATDDYIQDPDTIMPSTGPDSTTDPCHPVPHPAIRRRLDDDDPDSVKMSGSVNRVENDYLENHGENGVAAPVIGVPP